A stretch of the Fusobacterium varium genome encodes the following:
- a CDS encoding autotransporter, whose translation MIEQLMKAVKRGSKKKSLNVTIATAIGFLLSCLPVMGEGLEITQETGKEILFNGETYDKATHPFKENIFKNNVYTNNTKIEMNGQLGLAIELEEDLKLGIYNNGSISGVNIDGFGYGIYNAKLGVEKIENNGIVLGTGKKGGVGIENNENIGEVNNSGKILGVILNQSIRSDFTSSGIRNFGNIDEINNTGLILGNGETGTGIMNFRSTANIEEIKNKGIIIGQGGKDQGAGIDNYQGKLNKLENMGEITGISSEAFSYGITSSGSVSEIAIDNLGMISGITKPQGIGATQGRGLYFESNTKNIINNIGIVYGTTSAVYKSFSASVKVEGNNYGLLLNQNDATSPVDRVTINNAGTGDPEIKNYGIVFKVKSDGKYDVSYRYIGSEDIDVKMFSKEREMKVKNAVTSADSSNSFSENSYENSIVNGITDTILISGTGKAIEGSVVNAYTSAIKFDDSGENSLTISGSVINGGLDNSGIAIKGDSQNDELILESGEIKFKDGSIEKINTVINGDIDLGDGDNKLAISDGTIINGEILSGTGTSSLVLGKQNITKETVKAEINISNNIKGFDETSIHGNVTISDKTHVVKNDLSVVEEKLTAELGNITLENGSVLVLKIDGTEKNNNKIIGHALYDNTGSIASNGGKLLLDVGKLSDGSIVNFGKTELTDSIKGNEINYSSDITLDSLSLLHDIEKLSSEDVLIKAKKELPTMPYPDDINYYQLNKVYKGILSTDQIKYFNVVSQENLSALLGYLNDIYTGNPYSYSSELSRKSMGIFRDIITENLFKADTGKWMIYGGFTHIDGGTKNTYYGKGYYTYDIGSSDIDADTKITGTYMLGEYGVSDDFKAGVAVGGNKLKSDLSNGSKAEGNAMYIGGYTKKHIGNLKVTAGMGFQYGNYDVDRLAINNVASDIAEPVMKYSDNYNDISYDIYLNGRYFYSIEDNLYLEPYATLSYTYVKQDGADEENKTLAIETDSKSFDYTSAKVGLDLKKVIPHEKGKSTLSVGASYTRLLNGADEEYITGRFKGGSDFDILVAHKNEHSLGLNAKYTLELENGILFDVKGSYAIERDSHNQSGKNKTKGEWIVGTGLGYKF comes from the coding sequence ATGATTGAACAACTAATGAAAGCAGTTAAGAGAGGAAGTAAGAAAAAAAGTTTGAATGTAACAATAGCAACTGCAATAGGTTTTTTATTGTCTTGTTTACCAGTAATGGGAGAAGGTTTAGAAATAACTCAAGAAACAGGAAAAGAAATATTATTTAATGGTGAAACATATGATAAAGCAACACATCCATTTAAAGAGAATATTTTTAAGAATAATGTCTATACTAATAATACAAAAATAGAAATGAATGGACAGCTAGGATTGGCAATAGAATTAGAAGAAGATTTAAAGCTTGGAATATATAATAATGGCTCAATATCAGGAGTAAATATTGACGGATTTGGATATGGGATTTACAATGCAAAATTAGGAGTAGAAAAAATAGAAAATAATGGAATAGTGCTGGGAACAGGAAAAAAAGGAGGTGTGGGAATAGAAAATAATGAAAATATAGGGGAGGTAAATAATTCTGGGAAAATATTGGGAGTGATTTTAAACCAAAGTATAAGAAGTGATTTTACTTCATCAGGAATTAGAAATTTTGGCAATATTGATGAGATAAATAATACAGGATTAATATTAGGAAATGGAGAAACAGGAACTGGAATTATGAATTTTAGATCTACAGCAAATATTGAAGAAATAAAAAATAAAGGAATTATAATAGGGCAAGGTGGAAAAGATCAGGGAGCAGGAATAGATAATTATCAGGGTAAGCTGAATAAATTGGAAAATATGGGAGAAATTACTGGAATATCTTCAGAAGCATTTTCATATGGAATAACAAGTAGTGGTTCAGTTTCTGAGATTGCAATAGATAATTTAGGAATGATATCAGGAATAACAAAACCACAAGGGATAGGAGCAACTCAAGGAAGAGGACTATATTTTGAGTCAAATACTAAGAATATTATAAACAATATTGGAATAGTGTATGGAACTACTAGTGCTGTTTATAAAAGTTTTAGTGCCAGTGTAAAGGTAGAAGGAAATAATTATGGCTTGTTATTAAATCAAAATGATGCAACTTCTCCAGTTGACAGGGTAACGATAAATAATGCTGGAACAGGAGATCCTGAAATTAAGAATTATGGTATTGTGTTTAAAGTTAAATCTGATGGGAAATACGATGTTTCATATAGATATATTGGAAGTGAAGATATAGATGTAAAGATGTTTTCTAAGGAAAGAGAAATGAAGGTCAAGAATGCTGTTACATCAGCAGATAGCAGTAATAGTTTTTCAGAAAATAGTTATGAGAATTCTATAGTAAATGGAATAACAGATACAATCTTAATATCAGGAACAGGAAAGGCAATAGAAGGTTCTGTAGTAAATGCTTATACATCAGCAATAAAATTTGATGATAGTGGAGAGAATTCCTTGACTATTTCTGGAAGTGTTATCAATGGGGGATTAGATAATAGTGGAATAGCTATTAAGGGAGATTCTCAAAATGATGAGCTGATTTTGGAATCTGGGGAAATAAAGTTTAAAGATGGAAGCATTGAAAAAATAAATACAGTAATAAATGGAGATATTGATTTAGGAGATGGAGATAACAAGCTTGCAATATCTGATGGGACAATAATAAATGGGGAAATTTTGTCAGGAACAGGCACTTCTTCTCTTGTTTTGGGGAAACAAAATATAACAAAAGAAACAGTAAAAGCTGAAATAAATATTTCTAATAATATAAAAGGATTTGATGAAACATCAATACATGGAAATGTAACAATATCTGATAAAACACATGTAGTTAAAAATGATTTAAGTGTTGTTGAGGAAAAACTGACAGCAGAATTAGGAAACATAACTTTAGAAAATGGAAGTGTTCTTGTACTTAAAATAGATGGTACAGAAAAAAATAACAATAAAATTATTGGACATGCATTGTATGACAATACTGGAAGTATAGCTTCAAACGGAGGAAAACTGCTTTTAGATGTAGGAAAATTATCTGATGGAAGTATAGTGAATTTTGGTAAAACAGAATTAACAGATTCAATAAAAGGAAATGAAATAAATTATTCTTCAGATATAACATTAGACAGTTTATCCCTTCTTCATGATATTGAGAAGCTTTCCTCAGAAGATGTTCTAATAAAAGCAAAGAAAGAACTGCCAACAATGCCCTATCCAGATGACATAAATTATTATCAGCTTAATAAGGTATATAAAGGAATACTTTCAACAGATCAAATAAAATATTTTAATGTTGTGAGTCAGGAGAATCTTTCAGCTCTCTTAGGATATCTTAATGATATCTATACAGGAAATCCATATTCTTACAGTTCTGAATTATCAAGAAAATCAATGGGAATATTCAGAGATATAATTACTGAAAATTTGTTTAAAGCAGATACAGGAAAATGGATGATATATGGCGGATTTACTCATATAGATGGAGGAACTAAAAATACATACTATGGAAAAGGATATTATACTTATGATATAGGAAGTTCTGATATAGACGCAGATACAAAAATCACAGGAACATATATGCTTGGAGAATATGGAGTATCTGATGATTTTAAAGCTGGAGTGGCAGTTGGAGGGAATAAACTTAAATCTGACTTGTCTAATGGTTCAAAAGCAGAGGGAAATGCAATGTATATTGGAGGATATACTAAAAAGCATATTGGAAATCTAAAAGTAACAGCAGGAATGGGATTTCAATATGGAAATTATGATGTCGATAGATTAGCCATAAATAATGTGGCTTCTGATATCGCAGAGCCAGTAATGAAATATTCAGATAATTACAATGATATATCTTATGACATCTACTTAAATGGAAGATACTTTTATAGTATTGAAGATAATCTATACTTAGAGCCTTATGCAACTCTATCATATACATATGTAAAACAGGATGGAGCAGATGAGGAAAATAAAACTCTAGCAATAGAAACAGATTCAAAATCATTTGATTATACATCAGCCAAAGTGGGATTAGATCTTAAAAAAGTGATACCACATGAAAAAGGAAAGAGTACATTATCAGTTGGGGCAAGCTATACAAGACTGCTTAATGGCGCAGATGAAGAATATATCACAGGAAGATTTAAAGGTGGAAGCGACTTCGATATCTTAGTAGCTCATAAGAATGAACACAGCTTAGGATTAAATGCTAAATATACACTTGAACTGGAAAATGGAATCTTGTTTGATGTAAAAGGAAGTTATGCAATAGAAAGAGATTCACATAATCAATCTGGAAAGAATAAGACTAAAGGTGAATGGATAGTAGGAACAGGACTGGGTTATAAGTTTTAA
- a CDS encoding flavocytochrome c, with protein MKKLFTTVLFLFISAFIFASGTVTTSGTGDGFSGKIKVDVLTNGEKIEDIKLVSDSETSHIISRAFPVLKERILKTQSPIVDSVSGASYTSFGIKKAVADALKSNGKDFGRIRFNTKAPEQPIVNLKAVNTDLVIIGGGPAGLAAAISAKEAGLKNIILIEKLDILSGNGKYDMNFYDLINSEAQKANGINDTVEALIADNTNPLDTPERIKAQAEGAFVLDKWLRSFGVKLNYNYGKRGHMAESNAYAGAHVQDGMEKKVKELDIDVRTGTKGLDLIMKDGKAVGVKVQNGNNFYDINAKAVILATGGFSANKELLKKYVPGSEIFQTSNQIGATGDFIPVFEKNNIKTANLEVLNIFPFIIRQTRDLTGGGDGFILVNKDGKRFTSENITYATRFSTAQKILDQPDSAVFYIYDQKLYDASFRLQKHTAQGLHIKAATLDELADKLGIDKNNLKTTVKEFNKAVRGEIKDPFRENPTKKEFMSEGPYYGVQVESAIHMTRGGVVADEKTQVLYENGNIVNGLYAAGEVANSNSGAYSAAVIFGRIAGKEAAEYINKR; from the coding sequence ATGAAAAAATTATTTACAACTGTATTATTTTTATTTATCAGTGCTTTTATCTTTGCATCTGGTACAGTAACTACATCTGGAACTGGAGATGGATTTTCTGGAAAAATTAAAGTTGATGTTCTAACAAATGGGGAAAAGATAGAAGATATCAAACTTGTTTCAGATTCTGAAACTTCTCACATAATCTCAAGAGCCTTTCCTGTATTAAAAGAAAGAATTTTAAAAACTCAATCACCTATTGTTGATAGCGTATCTGGTGCTTCTTATACTTCTTTCGGAATAAAAAAAGCTGTTGCTGACGCTCTTAAATCTAATGGAAAAGATTTTGGAAGAATTAGATTTAATACTAAAGCTCCTGAACAGCCTATTGTTAATTTAAAAGCTGTAAATACTGATCTTGTAATTATTGGTGGAGGCCCTGCTGGATTAGCTGCAGCTATATCCGCTAAAGAGGCTGGACTAAAAAATATAATTCTTATTGAAAAATTAGATATTCTTAGTGGTAATGGAAAATATGATATGAATTTTTATGATCTTATTAATTCAGAAGCTCAAAAAGCTAATGGAATAAATGATACTGTTGAAGCCCTTATAGCTGATAATACTAATCCTTTGGATACTCCTGAAAGAATAAAAGCACAAGCTGAGGGTGCATTCGTCTTAGATAAATGGTTAAGAAGTTTTGGTGTAAAATTAAACTATAACTATGGAAAAAGAGGGCATATGGCAGAATCTAATGCCTATGCTGGAGCTCATGTTCAAGATGGTATGGAAAAGAAAGTTAAGGAATTAGATATTGATGTTCGTACAGGTACAAAGGGACTTGACCTCATTATGAAAGATGGTAAAGCAGTTGGTGTAAAAGTACAAAATGGAAATAATTTTTATGATATCAATGCTAAGGCTGTTATTCTTGCTACTGGAGGATTCTCTGCTAATAAAGAATTACTTAAGAAGTATGTCCCAGGATCTGAAATTTTCCAAACTTCAAATCAAATAGGAGCTACTGGAGATTTTATTCCTGTATTTGAAAAAAATAATATAAAAACTGCTAATCTTGAAGTATTAAATATATTTCCTTTCATTATCAGACAAACAAGAGATTTAACTGGTGGAGGAGATGGATTTATTCTTGTAAATAAAGATGGAAAAAGATTCACAAGTGAAAACATTACTTATGCTACTAGATTTTCTACTGCACAGAAAATACTTGATCAACCTGATTCTGCTGTTTTCTATATTTATGACCAAAAATTATATGATGCAAGTTTCCGTCTGCAAAAGCATACAGCCCAAGGACTTCATATAAAAGCTGCTACTCTTGATGAATTAGCAGATAAATTAGGAATAGATAAAAATAATTTAAAAACAACAGTAAAAGAATTTAATAAAGCTGTTCGTGGAGAAATTAAAGATCCATTCAGAGAAAACCCTACTAAAAAAGAATTTATGAGTGAAGGTCCTTATTATGGTGTACAGGTAGAATCTGCTATACATATGACTAGAGGTGGAGTTGTTGCTGATGAAAAAACTCAGGTTCTTTATGAAAATGGCAATATAGTAAATGGACTGTATGCAGCTGGAGAAGTTGCCAACAGTAATTCAGGTGCCTATAGTGCTGCTGTTATCTTTGGTAGAATAGCAGGAAAAGAAGCTGCTGAATATATAAATAAAAGGTAA
- a CDS encoding putative PTS-dependent dihydroxyacetone kinase, ADP-binding subunit DhaL, translating to MKINKEDIKKMFLTSCDLLKADADELSEIDSKFGDGDHGITIVKIANAIEKDIENWNAETSIKDFIDNLGMSVMGVNGGSAGPLWGSLISGLAVGIPEGAEELDEQIIKDMFAASLEEMNDVSGAKVGDKTMMDTFIPAAAAIAVSESDIRGMFAEAAVAAEKGCEDTKNYISKYGRAKSYKEKTLGFKDAGAVSMNLLFQGFAKSFE from the coding sequence TTGAAAATTAATAAAGAAGATATTAAAAAAATGTTTCTGACATCATGTGATCTTTTAAAGGCTGATGCTGATGAGCTTTCTGAGATAGATTCAAAATTTGGTGATGGTGATCATGGTATAACTATTGTAAAAATAGCAAATGCAATAGAAAAAGATATAGAAAACTGGAATGCAGAAACTAGTATAAAAGACTTTATAGATAATTTAGGAATGAGTGTTATGGGAGTAAATGGCGGATCAGCAGGACCTCTTTGGGGAAGCTTAATATCTGGTTTAGCTGTTGGAATCCCAGAAGGTGCAGAGGAATTAGATGAGCAGATTATAAAAGATATGTTTGCAGCTTCACTAGAAGAAATGAATGATGTATCTGGGGCAAAAGTTGGAGATAAAACTATGATGGATACTTTTATACCAGCAGCAGCAGCTATTGCAGTTTCTGAATCAGATATAAGAGGAATGTTTGCTGAAGCAGCAGTAGCAGCAGAAAAGGGATGTGAAGATACTAAAAATTATATTTCAAAATATGGAAGGGCAAAAAGCTATAAAGAAAAAACTTTAGGATTTAAAGATGCGGGAGCAGTTTCAATGAATCTTTTATTTCAGGGATTTGCAAAAAGTTTTGAATAA
- a CDS encoding putative PTS-dependent dihydroxyacetone kinase, dihydroxyacetone-binding subunit DhaK, with the protein MKMKKFINDPSNLTQELLEGLALSNQDIIELTEGTRLVVNKKLKDADRVTIVTLGGTGHEPAISGFVGEGMVDISVPGDIFAAPGPQPCFEAIKMADKGKGVLFVVLNHAGDMLTANLTMKMVKKAGLNVIKVVTQDDVANAPRENADDRRGLVGCVPLYKIAGAAAAEGKSLEEVAAIAQKFADNMATIAVAAKGATHPSTGGVIAELDEDDMEIGMGQHGEGGGGRMPLKTADETAQIMLDALLKDLDVKTGEKLLVVINGTGATTLMEQLIVFRKCYNYLKEKGIEDVANAVGELLTVQEQAGFQMMIARMDDELVHYWNQPCNTPYFKK; encoded by the coding sequence ATGAAAATGAAAAAATTCATCAATGATCCAAGTAATTTAACACAGGAACTTTTGGAGGGATTGGCACTTTCTAATCAGGATATTATTGAGTTGACAGAAGGAACAAGATTGGTAGTAAATAAAAAATTAAAAGATGCAGATAGAGTAACTATTGTAACTCTTGGTGGAACAGGACATGAACCTGCTATCAGTGGATTTGTAGGAGAAGGAATGGTAGATATTTCTGTACCAGGAGATATTTTTGCAGCACCTGGGCCTCAGCCATGTTTTGAAGCTATCAAAATGGCTGATAAAGGAAAAGGAGTACTTTTTGTAGTATTAAATCATGCTGGAGATATGCTGACTGCTAACCTCACTATGAAAATGGTAAAAAAAGCTGGATTAAATGTAATAAAAGTAGTTACTCAAGATGATGTGGCTAATGCACCTAGAGAAAATGCTGATGACAGAAGAGGACTTGTTGGATGTGTACCTTTATATAAAATTGCAGGAGCTGCAGCAGCAGAGGGAAAATCTTTAGAGGAAGTGGCAGCAATAGCTCAAAAATTTGCTGATAATATGGCAACTATAGCAGTAGCAGCAAAAGGAGCTACTCATCCAAGCACAGGTGGAGTTATAGCAGAACTTGATGAAGATGATATGGAAATTGGAATGGGTCAGCATGGAGAAGGTGGCGGAGGAAGAATGCCTCTTAAAACTGCTGATGAAACAGCTCAAATTATGCTTGATGCTTTGTTGAAAGATTTAGATGTCAAAACAGGAGAAAAGTTATTAGTAGTTATTAATGGAACTGGGGCAACTACTCTTATGGAGCAATTAATAGTATTTAGAAAATGCTATAATTACCTAAAAGAAAAAGGAATAGAAGATGTGGCTAATGCAGTTGGAGAATTATTGACAGTTCAGGAGCAGGCAGGATTCCAAATGATGATAGCAAGAATGGATGACGAACTTGTTCATTACTGGAATCAACCATGTAATACACCATATTTTAAAAAGTAA
- a CDS encoding putative transposase — protein MQKPTNNNIFFQLNQPKLFNFLQYEISDNDPVRKLSSILEGLDFSSLMQVFSYKTKVHPIRMFSIIVYAYSRNLTSTRDIEMACHENIKFRFLLQDSKIPDHSTISRFLVKTEDILPDLFEQFVEKIFEMENISTETIYIDGTKIEAYANKYTFVWKKSIEKYRTRLDEKILELISNFNDDFNLQYDNFLEIYSYLSNLNFQIVKGRGKRKSKEQKYLELCAEYLEKYQKYSNHFKNLNGRNSYSKTDIDATFMRMKDDHMRNGQLKPGYNLQIGVISEYISSYEIFSNPSDSKTLIPFLEKISSQNLEIKNIVADAGYESISNYEYLEKMDYTSYIKPIYFEKSKIRKFKNDLNRVENLIYNHSENKLFRKDGLELEFLYSNKNNTVQYFWNPETNKKIKYNARFRILSNKSKENVSSNYGKQLRMNRSIQVEGAFAVLKEDMKLRKLKVRSKKSVLREICLFCIAYNFNRYLSRNINNRLGTTLHSLKVA, from the coding sequence ATGCAAAAACCAACTAATAATAACATTTTTTTTCAATTAAATCAACCTAAACTTTTTAACTTTTTACAATATGAAATTTCTGATAATGATCCTGTAAGAAAACTTAGCTCAATATTGGAGGGATTAGATTTTAGTAGTTTAATGCAAGTATTTTCTTACAAAACAAAGGTACATCCTATCAGAATGTTTTCTATCATTGTTTATGCCTATTCGCGCAATTTAACTTCTACTAGAGATATAGAAATGGCTTGCCATGAAAATATTAAATTTAGGTTTCTTTTACAAGATTCTAAAATTCCTGATCACTCTACTATTTCTAGATTCTTAGTAAAAACTGAAGATATTCTTCCAGATCTATTTGAACAATTCGTTGAAAAAATTTTTGAAATGGAAAATATTTCCACTGAAACAATATATATTGATGGCACTAAAATTGAAGCATATGCTAATAAATATACATTTGTTTGGAAAAAATCTATTGAGAAATATAGAACTAGATTAGATGAAAAAATTCTTGAATTAATTTCAAATTTTAATGATGATTTCAACTTACAATATGACAACTTCCTTGAAATATATTCATATCTTTCTAATTTGAATTTTCAAATAGTCAAAGGTAGAGGAAAGAGAAAATCTAAAGAGCAAAAGTATTTAGAATTATGCGCAGAATACTTAGAAAAGTATCAAAAATATTCTAATCATTTTAAAAATCTTAATGGTAGAAATAGCTATTCAAAAACTGATATAGATGCTACTTTTATGAGAATGAAAGATGACCATATGAGAAATGGTCAATTAAAACCTGGATATAATCTACAAATAGGAGTGATTAGTGAATATATTTCTTCATATGAAATTTTTTCTAACCCTTCTGATTCTAAAACTTTGATTCCATTTTTAGAGAAAATTTCATCTCAAAATTTAGAAATTAAAAATATTGTAGCTGATGCAGGATATGAAAGTATTTCAAATTATGAATATTTGGAAAAAATGGACTATACTTCATACATAAAACCAATATATTTTGAAAAATCTAAAATCAGAAAGTTTAAAAATGATTTAAACAGAGTAGAAAATTTAATATATAATCATTCTGAAAATAAGCTATTTAGAAAAGATGGATTAGAATTAGAATTTCTATACTCTAACAAAAATAATACAGTTCAATATTTTTGGAATCCTGAAACTAACAAAAAAATTAAGTACAATGCGAGATTTAGAATTTTATCAAATAAATCAAAAGAGAATGTATCAAGCAATTATGGAAAACAATTAAGAATGAACAGAAGTATTCAAGTAGAAGGTGCTTTTGCAGTTTTGAAAGAAGATATGAAATTGCGAAAATTAAAAGTTCGAAGTAAAAAAAGTGTTTTAAGAGAAATATGTTTGTTTTGTATCGCTTACAACTTCAACAGATATCTAAGCAGAAATATAAATAATCGCTTAGGAACAACACTTCACTCATTAAAAGTAGCTTAG
- the mscL gene encoding large conductance mechanosensitive channel protein MscL, with translation MGFFKEFKEFAVRGNVLDMAVGVIIGGAFGKIVSSMVNDIIMPLIGIITGRIDISSLALTIPSPVNDAEPIMLKYGMFLQNTLDFIIIVFCIFIFIKFINNFKKKKEEAPATPPAPSAEEVLLTEIRDLLKNK, from the coding sequence ATGGGATTTTTTAAAGAATTTAAAGAGTTTGCAGTACGTGGAAATGTGCTGGATATGGCAGTTGGAGTAATCATAGGTGGAGCTTTTGGGAAAATAGTTTCAAGCATGGTTAATGATATCATTATGCCTTTAATAGGTATAATAACTGGTAGGATAGATATTTCATCTCTTGCTTTGACAATTCCTTCTCCTGTTAATGATGCAGAACCTATTATGCTTAAATATGGAATGTTTTTACAAAATACTCTTGATTTTATAATAATTGTTTTCTGTATATTTATTTTTATTAAATTTATAAACAACTTTAAAAAGAAAAAAGAAGAAGCTCCAGCAACACCCCCTGCTCCTTCTGCAGAAGAAGTTTTACTTACTGAAATCAGAGATTTACTAAAAAATAAATAA
- a CDS encoding putative aldolase: MADQFGNKLAKDYMTDVPFENNKSFYVKGMENMDWGMKSRLAKIFNPKSGRTVMLAFDHGYIMGSTAGLERLDLAIPPLAEDVDVFMATRGAMRTCIPPYFDKGLALRVTAGGSVLDDDMSHEVIGVDIEDAIRMNATCMAVQTFIGAPGQKESIANLTKTIDMGNKYGIPVMGVVAVGKQMERTTKYFLLATRILAELGAHIIKTYYCEDFDKVVAACPVPIVVAGGKKLPEDEALEMTYNAIRQGAAGVDMGRNIFQAEDPKAMAKAVAKVVHENYTGKAAYDYYLSIKK, encoded by the coding sequence ATGGCAGATCAATTTGGAAATAAATTAGCAAAGGACTATATGACAGATGTCCCTTTTGAAAATAATAAATCATTTTATGTAAAAGGAATGGAGAATATGGACTGGGGAATGAAATCTCGTCTAGCTAAAATATTCAATCCTAAAAGTGGAAGAACAGTTATGCTGGCTTTTGATCATGGATATATAATGGGGTCAACTGCTGGATTAGAGAGATTAGATTTAGCTATTCCCCCTTTAGCAGAAGATGTGGATGTTTTTATGGCAACAAGAGGAGCTATGAGAACTTGTATACCTCCATATTTTGATAAAGGCTTAGCACTTAGAGTAACAGCAGGAGGTTCTGTACTTGATGATGACATGAGCCATGAAGTAATAGGGGTAGATATAGAAGATGCTATCCGTATGAATGCAACATGTATGGCTGTACAAACATTTATAGGAGCACCAGGACAAAAGGAATCAATAGCTAATCTTACAAAGACTATAGATATGGGAAATAAATATGGTATACCAGTAATGGGGGTAGTTGCAGTTGGAAAACAAATGGAAAGAACAACTAAATATTTTCTTCTTGCAACAAGAATTCTTGCAGAATTGGGAGCTCATATAATCAAAACATATTATTGTGAAGATTTTGATAAAGTAGTAGCAGCCTGTCCAGTACCTATTGTAGTAGCTGGAGGAAAAAAACTTCCTGAAGACGAAGCATTGGAAATGACATATAATGCAATCAGACAAGGAGCAGCAGGAGTAGATATGGGAAGAAATATATTTCAAGCTGAAGATCCCAAAGCTATGGCTAAAGCGGTAGCAAAAGTAGTTCATGAAAATTATACTGGTAAAGCAGCATATGATTATTATTTAAGTATTAAAAAATAA